One genomic window of Punica granatum isolate Tunisia-2019 chromosome 1, ASM765513v2, whole genome shotgun sequence includes the following:
- the LOC116207486 gene encoding auxin efflux carrier component 2-like, translating to MISDKNVYEVHSALVPLYMAMSLAYGSVQWWGVFTPMQCAGINRYVATFAVSVLGFNFIATSNHYEINYKFIAANTLHKVVLLLALGVWSMIVSAKPIGGGRVGPVWSITLFSLSSLPNTLIVGIHLLEAMYGKPAGILMVQVIVFRSVVWYNLLLLLFEYRAAKILINEHFPGSVAEITSIRVDSDVVSLSGIEPLETDAERDVDGRFHVRVKRSPFASSNNNSFRLSSIRSDTTRASNLSGVEIYSVQSSPVGSISSFHYAGREPVSGVPINPMFLWSGTLGLAGGSVRKHETEVPPYISGAGGAIGHRRTSSNASATHEPRPLPMHPTVNGSFGGSDNFVRSHSSSDFDLQRLEEFGSKGGNYLIEKWGERSNYEGSVKGSRKVIDGGEDGEGGGEARLQPPIKQEMPPTIVMMKLIHLLVWRKLIRNPNTYSNILGVIWSIF from the exons ATGATCTCAGACAAGAATGTGTACGAGGTGCACTCGGCGCTGGTCCCACTGTATATGGCCATGTCCCTTGCCTACGGGTCAGTTCAGTGGTGGGGAGTGTTCACACCGATGCAGTGTGCCGGGATCAACCGCTATGTGGCCACGTTCGCTGTCTCGGTCCTCGGCTTTAATTTCATCGCTACCTCAAACCACTACGAGATCAACTACAAATTCATCGCTGCCAACACCCTCCATAAGGTAGTCCTCCTCCTTGCCCTTGGAGTATGGTCCATGATTGTCTCGGCCAAGCCCATCGGAGGAGGACGCGTCGGCCCCGTGTGGTCCATCACCCTCTTCTCCCTGTCCTCCCTCCCTAACACACTCATTGTCGGCATCCACCTCCTCGAAGCAATGTATGGCAAGCCTGCCGGCATTCTCATGGTCCAGGTGATCGTCTTTCGGAGCGTCGTCTGGTATAACCTCCTTCTGCTCCTGTTCGAGTACCGGGCAGCCAAAATTCTCATCAACGAGCATTTCCCTGGCTCTGTCGCTGAGATTACCTCGATCAGAGTTGACTCGGACGTCGTCTCCCTTAGCGGCATTGAACCCCTGGAGACGGATGCTGAGAGGGACGTTGATGGCAGGTTTCATGTCCGGGTGAAGCGGTCTCCATTTGCTTCCTCAAACAACAACTCGTTTCGGTTATCTTCAATCAGGAGCGACACCACGCGAGCGTCAAATCTCAGTGGGGTCGAGATCTACTCAGTACAATCTTCTCCAGTGGGATCAATCTCGAGCTTCCACTATGCAGGCAGAGAGCCGGTGAGCGGGGTGCCGATAAATCCAATGTTTTTATGGAGCGGCACTCTAGGACTGGCTGGAGGATCGGTTAGGAAGCATGAGACGGAGGTGCCGCCTTATATCAGTGGGGCCGGTGGGgcaatcggacatcggaggaCCTCCTCCAATGCCTCGGCTACTCACGAGCCTAGGCCGTTACCGATGCATCCTACGGTTAATGGTTCATTTGGCGGCTCTGACAACTTCGTCAGGAGCCATTCTTCCTCTGACTTCGATCTTCAACGTCTAGAAGAATTTGGGTCGAAAG GAGGAAACTACTTGATCGAGAAGTGGGGGGAAAGATCAAATTATGAGGGGAGTGTGAAAGGATCTCGGAAAGTAATCGATGGAGGAGAAGACGGGGAAGGCGGAGGAGAGGCTAGGTTACAACCACCGATCAAGCAAGAAATGCCACCGACGATTGTCATGATGAAGCTTATCCACCTTTTGGTATGGAGGAAGCTTATCCGGAACCCTAACACTTACTCCAATATCCTTGGTGTAATCTGGtccattttttaa
- the LOC116197530 gene encoding auxin efflux carrier component 2-like — MISGKNVYEVLSALVPLYMAMFLAYGSVQWWGVFTPMQCAGINRYVATFAVPVLGFNFIASSNLYEINYKFIAADTLQKVVILLALGVWSMIVSAKPIGGGRFGPEWSITLFSLSSLPNTLIIGIPLLEAMYGKPAGILMVQVIVFQSVIWYNLLLLLFEYRAAKILINERFPGSVGEITSIRVDSDVISLSGIEPLETDAERDVDGRFHVRVRRSPFASSNNNSFRLSSIRSDTTRASNLSGVEIYSVQSSPVGSISSFHYAGREPVSGVPINPMFLWSGTQGLAGGSVRKHETEVPPYISGAGGAIGHPGTSSNALAAHEPRPLLVHPTVNGSFGGCDNFVRSHSSSDFDLQRLEEFGSKGRNYLIEKWEERSNYEGSVRGSRKVIDGGEDGEGGGEARLQPPIKQEMPPMIVMMKLILLMVWRKLIRNPNTYASILGVIWSLVSNKFHVKMPKIVKGCITIISDTGLGMAVFSLGLFTALQPKIIASGKLTAVLSMAVKFLLGPAVMAITSAAIGIRGKLLRVSIIQAALPLGLVPFVFAKEYDLHPDIMSTSVIFGMIAALPVTIIYHVLLEL; from the exons ATGATCTCAGGCAAGAATGTGTACGAGGTGCTCTCGGCGCTGGTCCCGCTGTACATGGCCATGTTCCTTGCCTACGGGTCGGTTCAGTGGTGGGGAGTGTTCACGCCAATGCAGTGTGCTGGGATCAACCGCTATGTGGCCACGTTCGCTGTCCCAGTCCTCGGCTTTAATTTCATCGCTAGCTCAAACCTCTATGAGATCAACTACAAATTCATCGCTGCCGACACCCTCCAGAAGGTAGTCATCCTCCTTGCCCTTGGAGTATGGTCCATGATTGTCTCGGCCAAGCCCATCGGAGGAGGACGCTTCGGCCCCGAGTGGTCCATCACCCTCTTCTCCCTGTCCTCCCTCCCAAACACACTCATCATCGGCATCCCCCTCCTCGAAGCAATGTATGGCAAGCCTGCCGGCATTCTCATGGTCCAGGTGATCGTCTTTCAGAGCGTCATCTGGTATAACCTCCTTCTGCTCCTGTTCGAGTACCGGGCAGCCAAAATTCTCATCAACGAGCGTTTCCCTGGCTCTGTCGGTGAGATTACCTCGATCAGAGTTGACTCGGACGTCATCTCCCTTAGTGGCATTGAACCCCTGGAGACGGATGCTGAGAGGGACGTTGATGGCAGGTTTCATGTCCGGGTGAGGCGGTCTCCATTTGCTTCCTCAAACAACAACTCGTTTCGGTTATCTTCAATCAGGAGCGACACCACGCGAGCGTCAAATCTCAGTGGGGTCGAGATCTACTCAGTACAATCTTCTCCAGTGGGATCAATCTCGAGCTTCCACTATGCAGGCAGAGAGCCGGTGAGCGGGGTGCCTATAAATCCAATGTTTTTATGGAGCGGCACTCAAGGACTAGCTGGAGGATCGGTTAGGAAGCATGAGACGGAGGTGCCGCCTTATATCAGTGGGGCCGGTGGGGCAATCGGACATCCGGGGACCTCCTCCAATGCCTTGGCTGCTCACGAGCCTAGGCCGTTACTGGTGCATCCTACGGTTAATGGTTCATTTGGCGGCTGTGACAACTTCGTCAGGAGCCATTCTTCCTCTGATTTCGATCTTCAACGTCTGGAAGAATTTGGGTCGAAAG GACGAAACTACTTGATCGAGAAGTGGGAGGAAAGATCAAATTATGAGGGGAGTGTGAGAGGATCTCGGAAAGTAATCGATGGAGGAGAAGACGGGGAAGGCGGAGGAGAGGCTAGGTTACAACCACCGATCAAGCAAGAAATGCCACCGATGATTGTCATGATGAAGCTTATCCTCCTTATGGTATGGAGGAAGCTCATCCGGAACCCTAACACCTACGCCAGTATCCTTGGTGTAATCTGGTCCCTCGTCTCCAACAAATTCCATGTGAAAATGCCTAAAATCGTCAAGGGATGCATAACCATAATCTCGGACACGGGCCTCGGCATGGCTGTGTTCAGTCTTG GTTTATTCACGGCATTGCAGCCAAAGATCATTGCATCTGGGAAATTAACGGCGGTGCTGTCAATGGCGGTGAAGTTCTTGCTCGGACCGGCAGTGATGGCCATTACCTCCGCCGCCATCGGCATTCGTGGGAAACTTCTCCGCGTCTCTATTATCCAG GCTGCTCTTCCATTAGGTTTGGTCCCCTTCGTATTCGCCAAGGAATACGACCTCCATCCCGACATAATGAGTACCTC GGTGATCTTTGGAATGATCGCTGCGTTGCCCGTTACAATAATCTATCATGTCCTCCTTGAGCTCTAG
- the LOC116207476 gene encoding auxin efflux carrier component 2-like: MISGKNVYEVLSALVPLYMAMFLAYRSVPWWGVFTPMQCAEINRYVATFAVSVLGFNFMTTSNLYEINYKFITADTLHKVVILLALGVWPMIVSAKPIGGGRFGPEWSITLFSLSSLPNTIIVGIPLLEAMYGKPASILMVQVIVFQSVIWYNLLLLLFEYRAAKILINERFPGSVGEITSIRVDSDVVSLRGTEPLEMDAERDVDGRFHVRVRRSPFSSSNNNSFRLSSIRSDTTRASNLSGVEIYSVQFSPVGSISSFHYAGREPVSGVPMNPMFLWSGTQGLAGGSVK; the protein is encoded by the coding sequence ATGATCTCAGGCAAGAATGTGTACGAGGTGCTCTCGGCGTTGGTCCCGCTGTACATGGCCATGTTCCTTGCCTACAGGTCAGTTCCGTGGTGGGGAGTGTTCACGCCGATGCAGTGTGCCGAGATCAACCGCTATGTGGCCACGTTCGCTGTCTCGGTCCTCGGCTTTAATTTCATGACTACCTCAAACCTCTACGAGATCAACTACAAATTCATCACTGCCGACACCCTCCATAAGGTAGTAATCCTTCTTGCCCTTGGAGTATGGCCCATGATTGTCTCGGCAAAGCCCATCGGAGGAGGACGCTTCGGCCCCGAGTGGTCCATCACCCTCTTCTCCCTGTCCTCCCTCCCTAACACAATCATTGTCGGCATCCCCCTCCTCGAAGCAATGTATGGCAAGCCTGCCAGCATTCTCATGGTCCAGGTGATCGTCTTTCAGAGCGTCATCTGGTATAACCTCCTTCTGCTCCTGTTTGAGTACCGGGCAGCCAaaattctcatcaatgagcGTTTCCCTGGCTCTGTCGGTGAGATTACCTCGATCAGAGTTGACTCGGACGTCGTATCCCTTAGAGGCACTGAACCCCTGGAGATGGATGCTGAGAGGGACGTTGATGGTAGGTTTCATGTCCGAGTGAGGCGGTCTCCATTTTCTTCCTCAAACAACAACTCGTTTCGGTTATCTTCAATCAGGAGCGACACAACGCGAGCGTCAAATCTCAGTGGGGTCGAGATCTACTCAGTACAATTTTCTCCAGTGGGATCAATCTCGAGCTTCCACTATGCAGGCAGAGAGCCGGTGAGCGGGGTGCCGATGAATCCAATGTTTTTATGGAGCGGCACTCAAGGACTAGCTGGAGGATCGGTTAAGTAG